A single window of Maylandia zebra isolate NMK-2024a linkage group LG2, Mzebra_GT3a, whole genome shotgun sequence DNA harbors:
- the clcf1 gene encoding cardiotrophin-like cytokine factor 1 isoform X1 → MRRFCGVEHQLVLLLAAAMATAGDALHNLASERSSIQSTYELTKYLEYQLKEIKDVYLTYLGPPFNDKDFSPPRPNSTALTLPSAATRVDQWHRLENKARLAQNQKAYSVLLGAVRELARSTLCPSLKTSLLHFCMGLDGLLGSISALMTALGDTNPTQTPNMRGNAGELQYLQTGTGGGRPAPLMSQNLYRSRAGSRSVSGQRSGQRRSGAKLVRGVKEDGVTKELTEKRRGKEARRAEAARGRSSGSRERARGERRRREKREEPERGNWAASAKNAAGKEEEERWVRRRRLLSIAEDGEEQERQFEPGFEVSYVDTKGLGSLQQQTENQQGTNDHQYSYNLNAHHPDTLRAEDGFILEGSRGSEEEEDKQAYADATSSSSSGYLKQRRSPRSLLSPTLEPPLSTLSLLYQFGAGKEHTLLPQPVPLSLQRGTSLLSPPLNPLFTSSYTSASSSSPSSSLLPARTTMNDFTRKVEGFWILRELQSWLWRSAKDFNCLKKKLRG, encoded by the exons TCGAGCACCAGCTCGTCTTGCTATTGGCCGCTGCCATGGCCACCGCCGGGGATGCTCTCCACAACCTGGCCAGCGAGAGGAGTTCAATACAGAGCACCTATGAGCTCACCAAGTACCTGGAGTATCAGCTGAAAGAGATCAAAGACGTATAT CTGACCTATCTTGGCCCTCCATTTAATGACAAAGACTTCTCCCCTCCGCGGCCCAACAGCACAGCTCTGACACTGCCGAGTGCTGCCACTCGAGTGGACCAGTGGCACCGCCTGGAGAACAAAGCACGACTGGCCCAGAACCAAAAGGCCTACTCTGTCCTTCTAGGAGCTGTCAGGGAGCTGGCCCGCTCAACCCTCTGCCCCTCACTCAAGACCTCCCTCCTGCACTTCTGCATGGGTCTGGATGGACTTCTGGGTTCAATATCTGCACTGATGACCGCGCTCGGTGACACAAATCCTACACAAACTCCAAACATGAGAGGTAACGCTGGTGAGCTGCAGTATTTGCAGACAGGGACAGGAGGTGGCCGACCAGCTCCGCTCATGAGCCAGAACCTGTACAGATCGAGAGCCGGATCTAGATCGGTGTCTGGTCAGCGTAGTGGCCAAAGAAGAAGTGGGGCAAAGTTAGTCAGAGGAGTTAAGGAAGATGGTGTCACTAAGGAGCtgacagaaaaaagaagaggaaaagaggCAAGGAGAGCAGAGGCAGCCAGAGGAAGGAGTAGCGGATCGAGGGAGAGGGCAAGGGGAGAAAGACGGAGAAGAGAGAAGAGGGAAGAGCCAGAGAGAGGAAATTGGGCAGCCAGTGCAAAAAACGCAGCaggaaaggaggaagaggagagatgGGTGAGGAGGAGAAGGCTGTTAAGTATAGCTGAGGATGGAGAGGAACAGGAGAGGCAGTTCGAACCCGGGTTTGAAGTGTCATATGTGGACACAAAAGGCTTGGGATCTCTtcaacaacaaacagaaaaccaacAAGGAACCAACGACCATCAATACAGCTACAATCTGAACGCACATCATCCAGACACGCTCAGAGCGGAGGATGGATTCATTCTAGAGGGGAGCAGAGggtcagaggaagaggaggacaagCAAGCATACGCAGATgctacctcctcttcctccagtgGATATCTGAAGCAGCGTCGGTCTCCTCGCTCCCTCCTCTCCCCGACTCTCGAACCTCCTCTGTCCACACTCTCCCTCCTCTACCAATTCGGAGCAGGCAAGGAGCACACCCTCCTCCCCCAGCCTGTCCCTCTATCTTTACAAAGGGGCACCTCCCTACTCTCGCCTCCCTTGAATCCGCTCTTCACCTCCTCCTACACCtccgcctcctcttcctccccctcATCTTCCCTGCTGCCGGCACGGACGACAATGAACGACTTTACCAGGAAGGTGGAGGGTTTCTGGATACTGCGAGAGCTTCAGAGCTGGCTGTGGCGATCGGCGAAGGACTTTAACTGCCTCAAGAAGAAGCTCCGAGGCTGA
- the clcf1 gene encoding cardiotrophin-like cytokine factor 1 isoform X2: protein MATAGDALHNLASERSSIQSTYELTKYLEYQLKEIKDVYLTYLGPPFNDKDFSPPRPNSTALTLPSAATRVDQWHRLENKARLAQNQKAYSVLLGAVRELARSTLCPSLKTSLLHFCMGLDGLLGSISALMTALGDTNPTQTPNMRGNAGELQYLQTGTGGGRPAPLMSQNLYRSRAGSRSVSGQRSGQRRSGAKLVRGVKEDGVTKELTEKRRGKEARRAEAARGRSSGSRERARGERRRREKREEPERGNWAASAKNAAGKEEEERWVRRRRLLSIAEDGEEQERQFEPGFEVSYVDTKGLGSLQQQTENQQGTNDHQYSYNLNAHHPDTLRAEDGFILEGSRGSEEEEDKQAYADATSSSSSGYLKQRRSPRSLLSPTLEPPLSTLSLLYQFGAGKEHTLLPQPVPLSLQRGTSLLSPPLNPLFTSSYTSASSSSPSSSLLPARTTMNDFTRKVEGFWILRELQSWLWRSAKDFNCLKKKLRG from the exons ATGGCCACCGCCGGGGATGCTCTCCACAACCTGGCCAGCGAGAGGAGTTCAATACAGAGCACCTATGAGCTCACCAAGTACCTGGAGTATCAGCTGAAAGAGATCAAAGACGTATAT CTGACCTATCTTGGCCCTCCATTTAATGACAAAGACTTCTCCCCTCCGCGGCCCAACAGCACAGCTCTGACACTGCCGAGTGCTGCCACTCGAGTGGACCAGTGGCACCGCCTGGAGAACAAAGCACGACTGGCCCAGAACCAAAAGGCCTACTCTGTCCTTCTAGGAGCTGTCAGGGAGCTGGCCCGCTCAACCCTCTGCCCCTCACTCAAGACCTCCCTCCTGCACTTCTGCATGGGTCTGGATGGACTTCTGGGTTCAATATCTGCACTGATGACCGCGCTCGGTGACACAAATCCTACACAAACTCCAAACATGAGAGGTAACGCTGGTGAGCTGCAGTATTTGCAGACAGGGACAGGAGGTGGCCGACCAGCTCCGCTCATGAGCCAGAACCTGTACAGATCGAGAGCCGGATCTAGATCGGTGTCTGGTCAGCGTAGTGGCCAAAGAAGAAGTGGGGCAAAGTTAGTCAGAGGAGTTAAGGAAGATGGTGTCACTAAGGAGCtgacagaaaaaagaagaggaaaagaggCAAGGAGAGCAGAGGCAGCCAGAGGAAGGAGTAGCGGATCGAGGGAGAGGGCAAGGGGAGAAAGACGGAGAAGAGAGAAGAGGGAAGAGCCAGAGAGAGGAAATTGGGCAGCCAGTGCAAAAAACGCAGCaggaaaggaggaagaggagagatgGGTGAGGAGGAGAAGGCTGTTAAGTATAGCTGAGGATGGAGAGGAACAGGAGAGGCAGTTCGAACCCGGGTTTGAAGTGTCATATGTGGACACAAAAGGCTTGGGATCTCTtcaacaacaaacagaaaaccaacAAGGAACCAACGACCATCAATACAGCTACAATCTGAACGCACATCATCCAGACACGCTCAGAGCGGAGGATGGATTCATTCTAGAGGGGAGCAGAGggtcagaggaagaggaggacaagCAAGCATACGCAGATgctacctcctcttcctccagtgGATATCTGAAGCAGCGTCGGTCTCCTCGCTCCCTCCTCTCCCCGACTCTCGAACCTCCTCTGTCCACACTCTCCCTCCTCTACCAATTCGGAGCAGGCAAGGAGCACACCCTCCTCCCCCAGCCTGTCCCTCTATCTTTACAAAGGGGCACCTCCCTACTCTCGCCTCCCTTGAATCCGCTCTTCACCTCCTCCTACACCtccgcctcctcttcctccccctcATCTTCCCTGCTGCCGGCACGGACGACAATGAACGACTTTACCAGGAAGGTGGAGGGTTTCTGGATACTGCGAGAGCTTCAGAGCTGGCTGTGGCGATCGGCGAAGGACTTTAACTGCCTCAAGAAGAAGCTCCGAGGCTGA